In Mytilus galloprovincialis chromosome 1, xbMytGall1.hap1.1, whole genome shotgun sequence, the following are encoded in one genomic region:
- the LOC143055642 gene encoding plasminogen-like: MAMLLHILPCFLIMSHCYQIHEEQFTVWQGYRLNNTVIVELSVEVKNMVYCASKCVKSPHCNAASYNNLSKACELQGTIYSTIFITNDTDENQHLAIPKDIYTTTNFAETVQFETTEDKSLSTAQETALETSTIISQQKNWTVLGADDCYWTNSSEYSGTISYTTGGIQCQYWNTDNPHYRNYLPLDTTAHDTNYCRETNHYEGCPVCYTTDPSVNWDYCYIVKCDACGVDERLPAIPTGTTSIFQVGKFIGMVFTCDKLTPGISVDHCPVSQCGSDDQWTTDYSVSCTAEDCYTDSTTYQGKVTCTVTGITCDFWTFEGAMPAGPDKNTNYCRDPDNTGAPWCYAADPNVRWEFCPVPKC; this comes from the exons ATGGCTATGTTGCTTCACATTTTACCATGCTTTCTTATAATGTCACACTGTTACCAAATACATGAGGAACAGTTTACAGTATGGCAAGGGTATCGCTTAAATAACACTGTGATTGTAGAACTATCGGTGGAAGTAAAAAACATGGTTTACTGTGCATCAAAATGTGTTAAAAGTCCACATTGTAATGCAGCAAGTTATAACAACTTATCTAAAGCATGTGAACTTCAAGGAACAATTTATTCAACTATTTTTATTACAAATGACACGGACGAAAACCAACATTTGGCCATTCCGAAAG atatATATACGACAACGAATTTTGCGGAGACTGTACAATTTGAAACAACTGAAGACAAATCTCTATCCACAGCACAAGAAACAGCATTAGAGACTTCTACTATTATTTCACAACAAAAGAACTGGACAGTACTAGGAG CGGATGATTGCTATTGGACAAATAGTTCCGAATATAGCGGTACAATCAGTTATACAACCGGTGGTATCCAGTGTCAGTACTGGAACACCGATAATCCACATTACAGGAACTATTTACCTTTAGACACAACAGCACATGACACAAACTATTGCAGAGAAACAAATCATTACGAAGGTTGTCCTGTGTGTTACACTACTGATCCATCTGTGAACTGGGATTATTGTTACATCGTGAAAT GTGATGCTTGTGGTGTGGATGAAAGACTACCTGCGATACCGACTGGCACAACGTCCATTTTCCAGGTTGGTAAATTCATCGGAATGGTGTTCACATGCGATAAACTGACACCTGGAATTTCTGTGGATCATTGTCCCGTGTCTCAGTGTGGTTCGGATGATCAGTGGACTACTGACTATTCTGTTTCATGCACAG CTGAAGATTGTTACACTGATAGCACTACCTATCAAGGAAAAGTCACCTGTACGGTTACTGGTATTACATGCGACTTCTGGACTTTTGAAGGGGCAATGCCAGCAGGTCCAGATAAGAATACCAACTATTGTAGAGATCCAGACAACACTGGAGCCCCTTGGTGTTATGCTGCTGATCCAAATGTACGCTGGGAATTCTGTCCAGTACCAAAATgctga